A single Osmerus mordax isolate fOsmMor3 chromosome 7, fOsmMor3.pri, whole genome shotgun sequence DNA region contains:
- the copz1 gene encoding coatomer subunit zeta-1 translates to MDSPILEPSLYTVKAVLILDNDGDRLYAKYYDETYPTVKEQKAFEKNIFNKTHRTDSEIALLEGLTVVYKSNIDLFFYVIGSSHENELMLMAVLNCLFDSLSQMLRKNVERRALLENMEGLFLAVDEIVDGGVILESDPQQVVHRVALRGDDVPLTEQTVTQVLQSAKEQIKWSLLR, encoded by the exons ATGGATTCCCCAATTCTG GAGCCTTCATTGTACACAGTTAAAGCCGTACTCATTCTGGACAATGATGGAGATAGACTATATGCAAAG TATTACGATGAGACATACCCCACAGTGAAAGAACAGAAAGCCTTTGAGAAGAACATCTTTAACAAGACACATCGAACTGACA GCGAGATAGCATTACTTGAGGGTCTCACAGTGGTCTACAAGAGCAACATAGACCTCTTCTTCTATGTTATTGGAAGTTCCCATGAAAATGAG TTGATGTTAATGGCAGTTCTGAATTGTTTGTTTGACTCGTTGAGCCAAATGCTGAG GAAGaatgtggagaggagagcattGTTGGAGAATATGGAAGGTCTCTTCCTGGCAGTGGATGAGATTGTGGATGGGGG GGTGATCTTGGAAAGCGACCCACAGCAGGTGGTCCACCGTGTGGCGCTGAGG GGCGATGACGTGCCTTTAACAGAGCAGACTGTCACACAG GTGCTGCAGTCTGCCAAAGAACAGATCAAATGGTCTCTGCTTCGATAG